A stretch of the Syntrophorhabdaceae bacterium genome encodes the following:
- a CDS encoding class I adenylate-forming enzyme family protein, whose protein sequence is MNLAMFSGLNASKFPKREFIIESYPSKKTRRCLTWEQFNEQANKIANYLMKDCGVKKGDIVCHLMMNSMEWYASYIAVLKTGATVTPLNFRFASADIKYAADVTKCKAFMFGEQFNARMEPIMKEMDYCKHFICLGNTIPAGVKSYNEILTKGDASEVCVETDDDDMAELMFTSGTTGAPKPVSHTHRTLFYIGIGNALTYNEGYNSVYLAPHPYYHSGTLFLSFPCYIAAGKVLMPMELQPEFYLQSMAEERCTGGWNTVPTWSDVINAIKSGQVDLKKYDLSALLHIEIGAQPVPYILLEDSKKFFPKLPIANIYGITEGGGGGLTNCYDEDIMKKPGSIGKATAFMEAKVIDSEGKKLPAGGVGELLLKGPRLMKEYAFNPEMTAKTIKDGWLYTGDLAYEDEEGFIFFADRAKDLIIRGGENIFPAEIEDALRKHPKVQDVAVLGYPHPRLIEIVMAIIQPKEGQTITDEEIINFVKEKGLAKYKWPEKMVYTAIPRNPAGKIEKPKLRDIYVKPAKDAMEKEFKKQS, encoded by the coding sequence ATGAATTTAGCAATGTTTTCGGGGCTCAATGCCAGCAAGTTTCCCAAGAGAGAGTTCATCATCGAGAGCTATCCGTCAAAAAAGACGCGCCGGTGTCTTACGTGGGAGCAGTTTAATGAGCAGGCGAACAAGATCGCCAATTACCTGATGAAGGACTGTGGTGTTAAGAAGGGCGATATCGTCTGTCATCTTATGATGAACTCGATGGAATGGTATGCAAGCTATATAGCCGTCCTCAAGACAGGTGCAACGGTAACACCTCTCAACTTCCGCTTCGCAAGTGCCGATATCAAATATGCAGCGGACGTAACAAAATGCAAGGCCTTCATGTTCGGCGAACAGTTCAACGCAAGGATGGAACCGATCATGAAAGAGATGGACTATTGCAAGCACTTCATCTGCCTCGGCAACACTATCCCCGCGGGCGTGAAGTCGTATAATGAGATTTTAACAAAGGGCGATGCGTCTGAAGTTTGTGTGGAGACAGACGATGACGATATGGCAGAGCTCATGTTCACCTCCGGCACAACAGGAGCGCCGAAACCGGTCTCCCATACACACAGGACACTCTTTTATATCGGTATAGGCAATGCCCTTACCTATAATGAAGGGTACAACAGTGTATACCTGGCCCCGCACCCGTACTATCACAGCGGCACACTCTTCCTTTCCTTTCCGTGCTATATAGCGGCAGGCAAGGTCCTGATGCCAATGGAGTTGCAGCCGGAATTTTATCTCCAGTCAATGGCAGAAGAAAGATGTACAGGCGGCTGGAATACGGTTCCTACATGGTCTGACGTGATCAACGCCATCAAATCGGGTCAGGTAGACCTTAAAAAATATGACCTTTCAGCCCTTTTACATATAGAGATCGGCGCGCAGCCGGTTCCTTACATCCTCCTTGAGGATTCAAAGAAGTTCTTCCCCAAGCTTCCGATCGCAAACATTTATGGTATCACAGAGGGCGGCGGCGGCGGACTCACGAACTGTTATGATGAAGACATAATGAAAAAACCCGGCTCCATTGGAAAGGCGACAGCCTTCATGGAGGCAAAGGTTATTGACAGCGAGGGCAAAAAGCTTCCTGCCGGCGGGGTCGGTGAATTGCTCCTCAAGGGACCGCGACTCATGAAAGAATATGCCTTCAACCCGGAGATGACAGCCAAGACGATCAAAGACGGCTGGCTCTATACAGGTGACCTTGCATATGAAGACGAAGAAGGCTTCATCTTCTTTGCTGACAGGGCAAAAGACCTTATCATCAGGGGCGGTGAGAACATCTTCCCGGCTGAGATCGAAGACGCCCTGAGGAAGCACCCCAAGGTCCAGGATGTCGCCGTTCTCGGTTATCCTCACCCGAGGCTCATTGAGATTGTTATGGCGATCATTCAGCCCAAGGAAGGCCAGACCATTACCGACGAAGAGATCATTAATTTCGTAAAAGAGAAAGGTCTTGCGAAGTACAAATGGCCGGAAAAGATGGTATATACCGCCATCCCGAGGAACCCGGCAGGTAAGATCGAGAAGCCGAAACTGAGAGACATCTACGTGAAGCCTGCGAAAGACGCAATGGAAAAGGAGTTCAAGAAACAGTCGTAA